In Deinococcus carri, one DNA window encodes the following:
- a CDS encoding long-chain fatty acid--CoA ligase, giving the protein MTHDPLSSPPRPVAPATPTAERYWPAGKPRHLTLPRTGLMHNLRVAAERYPDKTALWFYGRTLSYRELREQAERLAGHLAAQGVQKGDRVAVWLQNSPAWAVAAHAAWQLGAVVVPLAPMLQAREFGFFLGDAGIRVGVVGAELYEKAKQGGLGHAVVANIMQGTDAARAGIPLPDGLDVNPELQEGDVTLEAALESAPAPAAEVGPDDLCVMPYTSGTTGTPKGCMHTHGTVQANIFGAGAWVDGTVEDVYLASLPFFHVTGFVNSLLAPINGGGKIVMMARWDRDAARELIRDHGITVWTNTATMVIDLMASPNFDPADLRSLRSVTGGGASLPASVGQRLLDQAGIAFAEGYGLSETMAQTHSNPKGRPKLQCLGIPLFDVDARVVDLDTGAELPPGGIGEIVIHGPQVMKGYWNRPEATAEAFMELDGRRFFRTGDLGYMDEEGYFFFTDRLKRMVNVSGMKVWPAEVENTLHGHPAVQEACVISVPDDRTGERARALIVLRPGQQASGEDIQAWARTQMASYKVPRDYVFVESLPRGATGKVAWRPLQEQARAELGGQR; this is encoded by the coding sequence ATGACGCACGATCCCCTCTCGTCTCCCCCCCGTCCTGTCGCCCCCGCCACACCGACCGCCGAACGCTACTGGCCCGCGGGCAAGCCCCGCCACCTGACGCTGCCGCGCACCGGGCTGATGCACAACCTGCGCGTGGCCGCCGAGCGCTACCCCGACAAGACGGCGCTGTGGTTTTACGGCCGCACGCTGAGTTACCGCGAACTGCGTGAGCAGGCCGAGCGGCTGGCCGGGCACCTGGCCGCCCAGGGCGTGCAAAAGGGCGACCGCGTGGCGGTGTGGCTGCAAAACAGCCCCGCCTGGGCCGTCGCCGCCCACGCCGCCTGGCAACTGGGCGCGGTGGTGGTGCCGCTCGCGCCGATGTTGCAGGCGCGCGAGTTCGGGTTCTTCCTGGGGGATGCCGGCATCCGGGTGGGCGTGGTGGGGGCCGAGCTGTACGAGAAGGCCAAGCAGGGCGGGCTGGGGCACGCGGTCGTCGCCAACATCATGCAGGGCACCGACGCGGCGAGGGCGGGAATCCCGCTGCCCGACGGCCTGGACGTGAACCCCGAGCTGCAAGAGGGAGACGTGACGCTGGAGGCGGCGCTGGAATCGGCCCCCGCCCCCGCCGCCGAGGTCGGTCCGGACGACCTGTGCGTGATGCCCTACACCAGCGGCACCACCGGCACGCCCAAGGGCTGCATGCACACCCACGGCACGGTGCAGGCCAACATCTTCGGGGCGGGGGCCTGGGTGGACGGCACGGTGGAGGACGTGTACCTGGCGAGCCTGCCCTTTTTCCACGTGACCGGCTTCGTGAACAGCCTGCTCGCGCCGATCAACGGGGGCGGCAAGATCGTGATGATGGCCCGCTGGGACCGCGACGCGGCACGCGAGCTGATCCGGGACCACGGCATCACCGTCTGGACCAACACCGCCACGATGGTCATCGACCTGATGGCCTCCCCGAACTTCGACCCGGCGGACCTGCGGAGCCTGCGCAGCGTGACGGGCGGCGGCGCGAGCCTCCCGGCCTCAGTCGGCCAGCGGCTGCTCGACCAAGCCGGCATCGCCTTTGCGGAGGGCTACGGCCTCTCCGAGACGATGGCGCAGACGCATTCCAACCCGAAGGGCCGCCCCAAGCTCCAGTGCCTGGGCATCCCCCTCTTCGACGTGGACGCGCGGGTGGTGGACCTCGACACGGGCGCGGAACTCCCGCCCGGCGGCATCGGTGAGATCGTGATTCACGGCCCGCAGGTGATGAAAGGCTACTGGAACCGCCCCGAGGCGACCGCCGAGGCCTTTATGGAGCTGGACGGCAGACGCTTTTTCCGCACCGGTGACCTGGGCTACATGGACGAGGAGGGGTACTTCTTCTTCACCGACCGCCTCAAGCGCATGGTGAACGTGTCGGGCATGAAGGTCTGGCCCGCCGAGGTGGAAAACACGCTCCACGGGCACCCCGCCGTGCAGGAAGCCTGCGTCATCTCGGTGCCCGACGACCGCACCGGCGAACGCGCCCGCGCCCTGATCGTGCTCAGGCCCGGCCAGCAGGCCAGCGGCGAGGACATCCAAGCCTGGGCCAGAACCCAGATGGCGAGCTACAAGGTGCCGCGCGACTACGTGTTCGTGGAGAGCCTGCCGCGCGGCGCGACCGGCAAGGTGGCCTGGCGGCCCCTCCAGGAGCAGGCCCGCGCGGAGCTGGGCGGGCAGCGGTAG
- a CDS encoding hydroxyacid-oxoacid transhydrogenase has protein sequence MSAFPTHDTPREQLFTIEATPVKFGPGAAADAGWEAARLGIRRAFVVLDPALLGVEAADGVLDSLRAAGLDLVPFTDIRVEPDLASLERAAAAAREAGADGFVALGGGSTIDTAKVANLLATHGGTVMDYVNPPIGGGRPVPGPLRPLLAIPTTSGSGSEATTVAILDLPDLGVKSGISHRSMRPAQALVDPELTRTAPASVIASAGLDVVCHAAESLLSRPYTTRPRPATPADRPPYQGSNPVADLWSAQALRYGGQYLRRAVADPDDVEARGFMMLSATMAGVGFGSAGVHIPHSCAYPIAGLRHTYHAPGYPRDHAFVPHGFSVIVTAPAAFRFTFDADPARHVFAASLLTGREYAPDDREALPNALLDLMREVGAPSGVAELGYGEGDLPALVAGALKQQRLLAVAPKVPSAEDLEGIFRDSFRNW, from the coding sequence ATGTCCGCGTTCCCCACCCACGACACGCCCCGTGAACAGCTCTTCACCATCGAGGCCACGCCCGTCAAGTTCGGCCCTGGCGCGGCCGCCGACGCGGGCTGGGAGGCGGCCCGCCTGGGCATCCGGCGGGCGTTCGTGGTCCTCGACCCGGCCCTGCTGGGGGTCGAGGCGGCGGACGGCGTGCTGGACAGCCTGCGGGCGGCGGGCCTCGACCTGGTGCCCTTCACCGACATCCGGGTCGAACCCGACCTCGCCAGCCTGGAACGGGCGGCGGCGGCGGCGCGGGAGGCGGGGGCCGACGGCTTCGTGGCGCTGGGGGGCGGGTCTACCATCGACACCGCCAAGGTCGCCAACCTCCTCGCCACGCACGGCGGCACGGTGATGGACTACGTGAACCCGCCCATCGGCGGGGGCCGCCCGGTGCCCGGTCCGCTGCGGCCCCTGCTCGCCATCCCCACCACCTCCGGCTCGGGGTCGGAGGCGACCACGGTGGCGATTCTCGACCTGCCCGACCTGGGGGTCAAAAGCGGTATCAGCCACCGCTCCATGCGCCCCGCGCAGGCTCTGGTGGACCCGGAGCTGACGCGGACCGCCCCCGCCAGCGTGATTGCCTCGGCGGGCCTGGATGTGGTCTGCCACGCCGCCGAGAGCCTGCTGAGCCGCCCCTACACCACCCGGCCGCGCCCCGCCACGCCCGCCGACCGGCCCCCCTACCAGGGCAGCAACCCGGTCGCGGATCTGTGGTCGGCGCAGGCGCTGCGCTACGGCGGCCAGTACCTCCGGCGGGCCGTGGCCGACCCCGACGACGTGGAGGCGCGCGGCTTCATGATGCTGTCGGCCACGATGGCGGGGGTGGGTTTCGGTTCGGCGGGTGTGCACATTCCCCATTCCTGTGCCTACCCCATTGCGGGTCTGCGGCACACCTACCACGCGCCCGGCTATCCGCGGGACCACGCCTTCGTGCCCCACGGCTTCAGCGTCATCGTGACTGCGCCTGCCGCCTTCCGCTTCACCTTCGACGCTGACCCCGCCAGGCATGTGTTTGCGGCCAGCCTCCTGACGGGGCGGGAGTACGCGCCGGACGACCGGGAGGCCCTGCCGAATGCCCTGCTCGACCTGATGCGGGAGGTGGGTGCGCCCAGCGGCGTAGCTGAACTGGGGTACGGGGAGGGCGACCTGCCTGCGCTGGTGGCGGGGGCGCTGAAGCAGCAGCGGTTGCTGGCGGTTGCGCCGAAGGTGCCGAGTGCAGAAGATTTGGAAGGCATCTTCCGCGACTCGTTTCGGAACTGGTGA
- a CDS encoding helix-turn-helix domain-containing protein produces the protein MNPNPMPRPDRAAATRRRLTAAAVQTFAERGYADTRVSDIVARAGVTQPTFYDHFAGKEALFTALVEQFRARVRQLLGDSRCREQEARQQEAQLPLRESLRLTCSAVFHAFAEDPALTRLALGQAPDAAQVKQDLVTLLAGNVRAAQALGRVRADLPADLMAEALVGSVERLTWRWLLTGEMNADDLARAVSDLHHDGLAPRTGAP, from the coding sequence ATGAACCCGAACCCGATGCCGCGCCCTGACCGCGCGGCCGCCACCCGCAGGCGTTTGACCGCTGCCGCCGTGCAGACCTTTGCCGAGCGCGGCTATGCCGATACCCGTGTCAGCGACATCGTGGCGCGGGCGGGGGTTACGCAGCCGACCTTCTACGACCACTTCGCGGGCAAGGAGGCGCTGTTCACGGCGCTGGTCGAACAGTTTCGCGCACGCGTGCGCCAGCTTCTCGGGGACAGCCGGTGCCGGGAGCAGGAGGCCCGGCAGCAGGAAGCGCAGTTGCCGCTGCGCGAGAGCTTGCGCCTGACCTGCTCGGCCGTCTTTCACGCCTTTGCCGAGGACCCCGCGCTGACCCGGCTGGCGCTCGGGCAGGCCCCCGACGCCGCGCAGGTCAAGCAGGACCTCGTGACCCTGCTGGCCGGGAACGTGCGGGCGGCGCAGGCGCTGGGGCGGGTGCGCGCCGACCTCCCCGCCGACCTGATGGCGGAAGCGCTCGTGGGCAGCGTCGAGCGGCTCACCTGGCGCTGGCTGTTGACGGGCGAGATGAACGCGGACGACCTCGCCCGCGCGGTCAGCGACCTGCACCATGACGGGCTGGCTCCCCGGACGGGTGCCCCGTGA
- a CDS encoding cytochrome P450, which produces MTAPVAPGPRGVPLLGNAPDLQRNMYGAMARDFRRYGDVVRYRLGPRVVHLLSHPDLAQQVLVKGAAQHPKIPSGDGLGLLLGRGLVTNDDHPSWLRQRRMMQPVFHRQGLAGLAGEMTAAGDRMLERWRVRYRPGDAVDVAGEMMRVTLDIISRTMFSVAVDEEAARIGTAVEEGTQFVSQRSRRALRLPLHWPLPGHAGFRAAKGTIDAHIAGIIRERRAAGPGRGDLLDLLMAAQDADTGERMTDRQLHDEVLTVIGAGHETTANALSWAWFLLAQHPQVLARLQAEVDGVLEDRDPTLADLGRLPYTAGVFQETLRLYPSAPMVSPRLVLEATILGGYAIPARSALLVSISNIHRHPDFWADPGTFDPGRWVPGGPAQEAQAQEVQKRHRLAFMPFGAGPRLCIGNNFALMEGPLLLAQMARAAEFRLLPGHSVQPEMAVTLRPRGGLPMTFWPRRGRA; this is translated from the coding sequence GTGACGGCCCCCGTCGCGCCCGGTCCCCGGGGGGTGCCCCTGCTGGGCAACGCGCCCGACCTCCAGCGGAACATGTACGGGGCGATGGCGCGCGATTTCCGGCGCTACGGGGATGTCGTGCGGTACCGGCTCGGCCCGCGGGTGGTTCATCTGCTGTCGCACCCCGACCTCGCGCAGCAGGTTCTCGTGAAGGGGGCGGCGCAGCACCCCAAGATTCCCTCGGGCGACGGGCTGGGCCTGCTGCTGGGGCGTGGCCTCGTCACCAACGACGACCACCCCTCCTGGCTGCGCCAGCGCCGCATGATGCAGCCGGTCTTTCACCGCCAGGGGCTGGCCGGGCTGGCGGGCGAGATGACGGCGGCGGGGGACCGGATGCTGGAGCGCTGGCGTGTGCGCTACCGCCCCGGCGACGCGGTGGACGTGGCGGGGGAGATGATGCGCGTGACCCTCGACATCATCAGCCGGACCATGTTCAGCGTGGCCGTGGACGAGGAGGCCGCCCGCATCGGCACCGCCGTCGAGGAGGGCACGCAGTTCGTGAGCCAGCGCAGCCGCCGCGCCCTGCGGCTGCCGCTGCACTGGCCGCTGCCGGGGCACGCGGGGTTCCGGGCCGCCAAGGGCACCATCGACGCGCACATCGCGGGCATCATCCGCGAGCGCCGGGCGGCGGGGCCGGGCCGCGGCGACCTGCTCGACCTCCTGATGGCCGCCCAGGACGCCGACACCGGCGAGCGCATGACCGACCGGCAGCTCCACGACGAGGTGCTGACGGTCATCGGCGCGGGCCACGAGACGACCGCGAACGCCCTCTCGTGGGCCTGGTTCCTCCTCGCGCAGCATCCGCAGGTGCTGGCCCGCCTTCAGGCGGAGGTGGATGGGGTCCTGGAAGACCGCGACCCCACCCTCGCGGACCTGGGACGGCTGCCGTACACCGCCGGGGTCTTTCAGGAAACGCTGCGGCTGTACCCCTCCGCCCCGATGGTGTCGCCGCGCCTGGTGCTGGAAGCCACCATCCTGGGCGGCTACGCCATCCCGGCCCGCTCAGCCCTGCTGGTCAGCATCAGCAACATCCACCGCCACCCCGACTTCTGGGCGGACCCCGGGACCTTCGACCCGGGCCGCTGGGTGCCGGGTGGTCCCGCGCAGGAGGCCCAAGCCCAGGAGGTGCAGAAGCGCCACCGCCTCGCCTTCATGCCCTTCGGGGCGGGGCCGCGGCTGTGTATCGGCAACAACTTCGCGCTGATGGAAGGCCCGCTGCTGCTCGCGCAGATGGCCCGCGCGGCCGAGTTCCGCCTCCTGCCGGGGCATTCCGTCCAGCCCGAAATGGCCGTCACCCTGCGCCCACGCGGCGGCCTGCCCATGACCTTCTGGCCGCGCCGGGGGAGGGCGTGA
- a CDS encoding alpha/beta fold hydrolase — MTLSPVFVSVGGVRTRAVIQGEGTPVVLLHGIGRSLEDWSETIPALSRTHRVYAPDLIGFGYTDKPDVPYTLAGLARFVRHFLEVVGETRPVALVGNSLGGAVAQQFAVQSPERTRALLLVASAGFGADVAPVLRALSVRGVGELLLRPHPRTARQTVRSLFHDPSFVTEERVAQALDLARQSGAARAFLRVLRDLGDWRGARGPWREHLASGLAARQTPTLLVWGDRDAVLPARHLGAARQQHPHARFHLFRETGHLPQLERADAFHRLALDFLQEVPG, encoded by the coding sequence GTGACCCTCTCGCCCGTGTTCGTCTCCGTGGGCGGTGTCCGCACCCGCGCCGTCATTCAGGGTGAGGGCACCCCGGTGGTCCTGCTGCATGGCATCGGCCGCAGCCTGGAGGACTGGTCGGAAACGATTCCCGCGCTCTCCCGCACGCACCGCGTCTATGCGCCCGACCTGATCGGCTTCGGCTACACCGACAAGCCGGACGTGCCGTACACGCTGGCGGGGCTGGCCCGCTTCGTCCGGCACTTTCTGGAGGTGGTGGGGGAGACGCGGCCCGTCGCGCTCGTCGGCAACTCGCTGGGCGGGGCGGTGGCGCAGCAGTTCGCGGTGCAGTCCCCGGAGCGCACGCGCGCCCTGCTGCTGGTCGCCAGCGCGGGCTTCGGGGCAGACGTGGCCCCGGTCCTGCGTGCCCTGTCCGTGCGTGGGGTGGGCGAACTTCTGCTGCGGCCCCATCCCCGGACCGCGCGTCAGACGGTGCGCTCGCTCTTTCACGACCCGTCGTTCGTCACGGAAGAGCGGGTCGCGCAGGCCCTCGACTTGGCACGGCAGTCGGGCGCGGCGCGGGCCTTTCTGCGGGTGCTGCGCGACCTGGGCGACTGGCGCGGGGCGCGGGGGCCGTGGCGGGAGCACCTCGCTTCCGGCTTGGCCGCGCGGCAGACACCTACCCTGCTCGTCTGGGGCGACCGCGACGCCGTCCTGCCCGCCCGCCACCTGGGCGCGGCGCGGCAGCAGCATCCCCACGCACGTTTTCACCTCTTCCGCGAGACGGGGCATCTGCCGCAACTCGAACGCGCGGACGCCTTTCACCGCCTCGCCCTCGACTTCTTGCAGGAGGTTCCAGGATGA
- a CDS encoding SDR family NAD(P)-dependent oxidoreductase has protein sequence MRPYVFAGGVAVLTGAASGIGRALATGLAARGSHLALIDRDEAGLEAVTAGLRELHPSLRVTVHPFDLTRTAQIPALAGDVLRDHGRVTLLVNNAGVALGGTFEQLTLEEFDWVMDINFRAVVALTKAFLPALRSSLDAHLVNVSSLFGLIGPAGQSAYSSSKFAVRGFTEVLRQELTPRGIGVTAVFPGGVRTGIARNARVGAAVSAAETQAGQREFERLLRLDPAEAAAIILRGVERREARVLVGSDARLLDLLARLFPASYGRVLEPLQRRGT, from the coding sequence GTGCGGCCCTATGTTTTCGCGGGCGGCGTGGCCGTCCTGACCGGGGCGGCCAGCGGCATCGGGCGCGCGCTGGCGACCGGGCTGGCGGCGCGTGGCAGCCACCTCGCCCTGATTGACCGGGACGAGGCGGGCCTGGAGGCTGTCACCGCCGGGTTGCGCGAGCTTCACCCCTCGCTGCGCGTTACCGTCCACCCCTTCGACCTCACCCGCACGGCACAGATTCCGGCGCTGGCGGGCGACGTGCTGCGCGACCACGGGCGCGTCACGCTGCTGGTCAACAACGCGGGCGTGGCGCTGGGCGGCACCTTCGAGCAGCTCACGCTGGAGGAGTTCGACTGGGTGATGGACATCAACTTCCGCGCGGTGGTCGCCCTGACGAAAGCGTTTCTGCCCGCCCTGCGCTCCTCGCTGGACGCGCACCTGGTCAACGTGTCCAGCCTGTTCGGGCTGATTGGCCCGGCGGGGCAGAGCGCGTACTCGTCGAGCAAGTTCGCGGTGCGCGGCTTTACTGAAGTGCTGCGGCAGGAACTCACGCCGCGTGGCATCGGCGTAACAGCCGTCTTTCCGGGGGGCGTGCGGACGGGCATCGCCCGCAACGCCCGCGTGGGGGCCGCGGTCAGCGCCGCCGAGACGCAGGCGGGCCAGCGCGAGTTCGAGCGCCTGCTGCGCCTGGACCCCGCCGAGGCCGCCGCCATCATCCTGCGGGGAGTGGAGCGCCGCGAGGCCCGCGTGCTGGTCGGGAGCGACGCGCGGCTGCTCGACCTGCTCGCCCGCCTCTTCCCGGCCTCGTACGGCCGGGTTCTGGAACCTCTTCAGCGGAGGGGAACATGA